The sequence below is a genomic window from Alosa alosa isolate M-15738 ecotype Scorff River chromosome 5, AALO_Geno_1.1, whole genome shotgun sequence.
ATCATCAATCATATCTCTTTAAACAATAAGAGTCAGGTGGCTATAGGTCCTGGCATTGTCCCTGTGCTGTCATACCATATTAACCATGAAATCACACTCCAGCAACAGGATATCACTATATCACTTAATATCTTTCTCAGATGCTTGATTTGGAGGAAAGCCTTCTGCACAGAGCACTTCCACTCTCTCTGTATGGATCCGATGAGGCATTGGCTGGATGTCAAAACACTTGGCCATTTCAATGGGGCATTTGGATCACCATGTCATCAGTTTTCatgtatatattattttatctgTTGTATTTACAACCTGACTGATAAGACAGAGTGCTTTCATATGTAAATCTCTATGGTAACCATCCATAGGTAGATCTCTATGGTACCCATCCATAGGTAGAGATTAAGAAGGGGACCTCAACATTACTCACTCATAAATATTCTTTATGACTTTTCATTTATCAATTTACAATGTTAATTCTATGTTTGCAAAAACACAAACTGTGTAGGGAAATATGTGTAGGTATCTTTTATATCTTTTAATATGTGTAGGTATCTAGGTAatagtgaaaatggtgactttcacAGGTCACTTCTACAAGCCACATACGTAATTATACAAAAAACGAGACATTTTATACAAAAAACGAGAGATTTTCATTTAACATAACAAACATAACAAGAGATTACAGCTTGTCTAATAACTTGGTCATCAGAGACTGAATGGACTTGAGATGCGTGAGAGTCTCATTGTGGCGACGCTGAGTGGCCTTCTCTGCCTCTCGCAGGAAGTGCAGCAGCTCGTCCTCTCGTCTCCTGCGCTTATGAGACGGTGGCGTCGGCGTGCCAGGGGGGGATGGGTCGTCTGCCGCGTCAGTGAATGCCCTCACTCTGCTACGACGGCCTTGCAGCACGGGCCTAACTGCCTCTCGCCTCTCGGGGGTCCTGACCGCGGGGAAGGACTCGTCGTCTTCATCGACCAGAAGGGCGTCCATCTCTGAATAAAAATGGAAGCGAGTGGACCCTCGGCCTCTAGTTCTCATATTTTCTCTAACCTTTGTGTATCCCTCAACAAGAGTGGTCCACTTCCTGGACACCCTCTGAGGGCAGAAGTACTTCCTGAAATGGACGCTCATCTTCTCTGCTGCATCTTTAAAAAGCTGTTGTTTACTGCCCTTGATAGCAGTAAGTCGTTTTAGCTCTTTGAACGTTCTTGGGGGACCGCCGCCCTTATTTTCAATGTGTTGGCGCATGAAGTCAATCAAGAACAGTGACTGGTCCCTGGTGAAGCCCTCATGGGCTTCCAGTGATACTGAATGGCTGAATGTGGGCATGGgtgattctgattggctgaatgTGGACATGGgtgattctgattggctgagtgTGGGCACTGGTGGATCTGATTGGCCAAATGTGGGCATGGGTGATTGTGATTGGCCAAATGTAGGCATTGGTGGTTTTGATTGGCTGAGTGTGGCATCTGTGTTTTCCTGGTTGAATGTGGCATCAGTGCTCTCCTGACAGCTGCCTAAAACACACATGATAATAACAGGTTAGCAGGCAGTACATTAATAAcattacttttatttttatgataatgattgctattattattatcgaACCTGTTGTATTATTGTCGGCGACTGCTGCATCATCTCTGCTGGGTTCTAGTGCCTCAGACTTGGGTTCCCCTTGCCCGTCTGTCACCACGACAACAGGGAGGGCCTCGTTATGCCCCTCCAGAAGCTCGTCCATGTCCGAGTAAAATTGAAAGCGCAAGCTGTTCCTCTGCCCTATGAGTCTATCGCGGTCTCGGACATTTTTGTATCCTTGAACAAGACTGCTCCATTTCCTGGCCACCTTATCAGGGTAGAAGTACTCCAGGAAATGGCTCCTCAGCTGTTCGGCCGCGTCTTCCCACAACCGTTTCTTGTCGGCCGTGGC
It includes:
- the LOC125294283 gene encoding uncharacterized protein LOC125294283, translating into MANLIETGEFHSIESCQESTDATLSQLEPPVPIFSQSEPPVPMPPNESFTRNQTVFLIDLMRHHIFNEGEGLPKTLHELNTRLKSAKGSNKLLWEDAAEQLSSQFMESFLPSKVYRKWHTLLEGYTKARDSMRNMGKETTRFKFYSEMDELLKDVEEEEHDVIFPVVITPDGRGLRLPPPQASRSSSVKASAKTASRAPHRRSTPYTPPLRAHYSTPFLQASPIVQVKENESFSRAQTLFLIDLMRQHVITEGEGLPKTLEEMNGRLESATADKKRLWEDAAEQLRSHFLEYFYPDKVARKWSSLVQGYKNVRDRDRLIGQRNSLRFQFYSDMDELLEGHNEALPVVVVTDGQGEPKSEALEPSRDDAAVADNNTTGSCQESTDATFNQENTDATLSQSKPPMPTFGQSQSPMPTFGQSDPPVPTLSQSESPMSTFSQSESPMPTFSHSVSLEAHEGFTRDQSLFLIDFMRQHIENKGGGPPRTFKELKRLTAIKGSKQQLFKDAAEKMSVHFRKYFCPQRVSRKWTTLVEGYTKVRENMRTRGRGSTRFHFYSEMDALLVDEDDESFPAVRTPERREAVRPVLQGRRSRVRAFTDAADDPSPPGTPTPPSHKRRRREDELLHFLREAEKATQRRHNETLTHLKSIQSLMTKLLDKL